One genomic region from Serinus canaria isolate serCan28SL12 chromosome 7, serCan2020, whole genome shotgun sequence encodes:
- the HEG1 gene encoding protein HEG homolog 1 isoform X3, whose product MPAACTLLLLLGLGLVPVPPAGSLPLASPRRLPPPPPPPPPSRNRLGRPPSLPAAGHAGSPVIESSHQERSSSTEIRTAGAPVELVTMLAGSREWAPLPARHGAVPAASRVTGHTGPPASDGDVTPPGAGSPENPSAGTVTHLLTHSHPPDPGSHHHAAGWLGRGKRALAAPSTPAASAAISTDSAEGTQGGHHGVWNVSGFNTMRTALQPSSSEPHHPGTDSLSQPVSSWVGTELGTAAASPSPSGSSSSSALPGSLGQPQASSQASSIQTGAEHIMLHPRGVTGNLTSPLLTASPPTDKAFGGVGSSYQPSNSSATERFGSDFPTTSTSISTTAAKGGGRTLRSLPASTRLVTMAEISTSGTEITSSSAQSQTPAVSVGAQSDGGRGVTDPLLSGLPSVSGSASTTSSSNYEPPKSIPGAEEATLHLDIQAADTSSMAVGTLMSPENGHTAGVTRDSATSSNPTSSLGRTSSSLRTGTHHPNSSREATDLPGLAGAPLLTSSLSASEGPFRGVRSSHQPVAEKTSLTSSASSTPISATSSSGGRPPRSASGSSTWAAAKGSTSSSAMYRTLGTTQSLSTSSGRETSRAQGSTGMTDFTEVAGSPLTHSGSPLEGPSTATGNSHVSFSIVSTERRNNFLTTSTSISTAGTKGGGRTLRSLPASTTLAQTTEVSTPGTEDISSPGHSQASLGTQGGGGRGTTLSSVNPLLTGSPSAPDSTSPADKTSATGGHLPLTSTPSVVRAATREESSTVPVLDTHGASSATGSSAPSAPHTSTLDTVLLSSPAAEPGTPSHVSQSGAGLSELPTKLLPAFSPSISVPSPSATLFVHKEGTPQAPGGRSMWSTKAESLTSQLDTAGDTHTGPVSPSTAWPPERHVPSGQAGSPEPKVTFSSKVFTYFSAAAEPSTIGSSHHSINSSGAEKRMSSPITDPVYSSPTSAGAEESMLTDGTRASGMESSSFHAGASSSPGPSEPALVGQGRTANASTSSRGFTGFATETVFVPSAKIPTYSSFQNDLTNFSGSHQPVSSSDAEKRTSVSHTDGTYISTTYTRGGERTLLSISNSSTSADSSESSTFFSEISSPFDASQSSVAHDRQTNTSNSSSFVEPSTEPLLVHPSKPSTSASTGSIENTTLFNSASELLTTDSSSLSSSTFSASSSLSSLQHLLSSTPPPTHLFTLSESPEPRSPSVMASSPPLQALPSSLPTSSLPSPSYSLASLLSVFSSPSSVSQSSESDQASTAVPTVRQVPSTAATARSSPRETNKPSVTRQPQKSISFTPTRSPLPTEPMELLGGRVVSVSAPVTVTETAAPRDATTQGDSFGKATPLLTTASVAPQAAPTDGPLSPSPSVTNHSSIVPTVAVTTVKPPVLTTPSGHRPTPGEASTMQDHRAQTPTATKHSYTTGKSTEAMGPTTAKPGKVTEGNIPVTSPSEAPPTTKTTGSIATTLAAAKPTTAPLPSSTVGLRTSPPATEVDKCLSNPCPALATCNNTHGSYICQCPLGYELEKGKCNLVRIFIGQVPLKLNITHGKYTELFHVEREILEVLNASLSGLPGYHHSTVKASREANFVHVSVQSTFSLASNVTFFDVISSVKSYIRACKSPTEACQFISSLKSLHRAGSLCRQKDPECDKETSECTDFDGVALCQCKSGYFKYNKMDHSCRACEDGYKLENETCVSCPFGLGGFNCGNPYQLITVVIAAAGGGLLLMMGIALIVTCCRQLD is encoded by the exons ATGCCGGCAGCCtgcaccctgctgctgctgctgggcttggggCTGGTCCCGGTCCCACCGGCCGGGTCGCTGCCCCTCGCTTCCCCACGGCGTCTTCCTCcacctccccctcctcctcctccgtcCCGAAACCGTCTCGGCCGCCCTCCCTCGCTTCCCGCCGCGGGACACGCCGGCAGCCCGG TCATTGAAAGCAGCCATCAGGAGAGAAGTTCAAGCACAGAGATAAGGACTGCTGGTGCTCCTGTGGAGTTGGTGACGatgctggctgggagcagggagtgggCACCACTGCCTGCCAGGCacggggcagtgccagcagcaagcAGGGTCACAGGGCACACTGGCCCCCCTGCCAGTGATGGGGATGTCacccctccaggagcaggatccCCAGAGAACCCATCTGCTGGGACAGTGACCCACCTGCTCACCCACAGCCATCCTCCTG ACCCTGGAAGCCATCACCATgctgcaggctggctggggagaggcaagagggctctggctgctcccagcacccctgcagcttctgctgccaTCAGCACTGATTcagctgaggggacacagggagggcacCATGGGGTCTGGAACGTGTCAGGGTTTAACACCATGAGGACAGCGCTGCAACCTTCATCTTCAGAACCTCATCACCCAG GCACTGACAGCCTGTCTCAACCCGtgagcagctgggtgggcacagagctgggcactgcagctgcttcacCCAGCCCCTcggggagcagctccagctctgccctccctggctccctgggacagccccaggccTCCTCCCAAGCCTCAAGTATCCAGACTGGTGCAGAGCACATCATGCTACACCCCAGGGGTGTCACAGGGAACTTGACCAGCCCTTTGCTGACTGCATCACCTCCCACGGACAAGGCCTTTGGAG GCGTTGGAAGCAGCTACCAGCCATCCAACAGCTCGGCTACGGAGAGGTTCGGTTCGGATTTCcccaccaccagcacctccaTTTCCACTACAGCTGCCAAGGGTGGAGGGAGGACATTAAGGTCtctgccagccagcaccaggctggTCACCATGGCAGAGATTTCCACCTCTGGGACTGAAATCACCAGCTCTTCAGCCCAGAGCCAGACCCCGGCCGTGTCTGTGGGTGCCCAGAGTGATGGAGGCAGAGGTGTCACAGACCCATTGCTCTCAGGCTTGCCCTCTGTTTCAGGAAGTGCTTCCACAA cTTCTAGCAGCAATTATGAACCCCCCAAGAGCATCCCAGGTGCAGAGGAGGCGACGCTGCACTTGGACATCCAGGCTGCTGACACGTCCAGCATGGCAGTGGGGACACTGATGTCCCCAGAAAATGGCCACACAGCTGGGGTGACAAGGGactctgccaccagcagcaacCCCACAAGCTCTTTGGGCAGGACCTCCTCTTCCTTGAGGACTGGGACACACCATCCCAACAGCTCACGGGAAGCCACTGATCTCCCAGGCCTTGCTGGGGCTCCTTTGCTCACAagctccctctctgcctctgaaggtcCTTTCCGAG GTGTCAGAAGCAGCCACCAACCAGTGGCAGAGAAAACCTCCCtcacttcctctgcctccagcactcCCATTTCAGCCACATCCAGCAGTGGGGGGAGGCCACCCAGGTCTGCCTcgggcagcagcacctgggcagcagccaaGGGCTCCACGTCCAGCAGTGCCATGTACAGGACCTTGGGCACAACCCAATCCTTGTCCACATCTTCTGGGAGAGAGACCTCCAGAGCTCAGGGGTCCACAGGAATGACAGATTTCACTGAGGTGGCGGGCTCTCCCCTAACACACTCTGGCTCTCCTTTGGAAGGTCCTTCCACAG CTACTGGAAACAGCCATGTGTCATTCAGCATCGTGTcaacagagagaagaaacaatTTCCTCACCACCAGCACCTCCATTTCCACAGCAGGCACCAAGGGTGGAGGGAGGACGTTAAGGTCgctgccagccagcaccaccCTGGCCCAAACAACAGAGGTTTCCACCCCTGGTACTGAAGACATCAGCTCTCCAGGCCATTCCCAGGCTTCTTTGGGAACCCAGGGTGGTGGTGGCAGAGGTACCACCCTGTCATCTGTGAACCCATTGCTCACAGGCTCACCATCTGCTCCAGACAGCACTTCCCCAG CAGACAAGACCTCAGCAACGGGGGGACACCTGCCTCTCACCAGCACACCCAGTGTGGTGAGAGCGGCCaccagggaggagagcagcacagtgccCGTGTTGGACACCCATGGAGCTTCCAGTgccacagggagctctgctccctctgctccccacaccAGCACCCTGGACACAGTCCTGCTCTcctcaccagcagcagagcctgggaccCCAAGTCATGTTTCACAGAGTGGGGCAGGACTCAGTGAGCTTCCAACAAAGCTTCTGCCTGCGTTCTCTCCCAGCATTTCAGTGCCTTCACCTTCAGCCACACTCTTCGTCCACAAGGAAGGGACACCTCAAGCCCCAGGTGGCCGCAGCATGTGGAGCACAAAAGCAGAAAGCCTCACATctcagctggacacagctggggacacccacACCGGCCCTGTCTCGCCCTCCACGGCATGGCCTCCAGAGAGACATGTGCCATCTGGCCAAGCAGGGTCCCCAGAGCCCAAGGTCACCTTTTCATCCAAGGTCTTCACCTacttctcagctgctgctgaacctTCCA ctATTGGCAGCAGCCATCACTCCATAAACAGCTCAGGTGCTGAGAAGAGGATGTCCAGCCCCATCACGGATCCCGTGTACAGTTCACCCACGTCTGCGGGCGCTGAGGAGAGCATGCTGACAGATGGCACTCGGGCCAGTGGCATGGAGAGCTCTTCTTTCCATGCTGGAGCTTCCAGCTCTCCAGGGCCATCTGAGCCAGCATtggtggggcagggcaggacagccaacgcctccaccagcagcaggggTTTCACGGGTTTTGCGACAGAGACTGTGTTCGTACCTTCTGCCAAGATACCCACTTACTCTTCTTTCCAAAATGATCTCACAA ACTTTTCAGGTAGCCATCAGCCAGTCAGTAGCAGTGATGCTGAGAAAAGGACCTCGGTCTCTCACACAGACGGCACATACATTTCAACCACATACaccagaggaggagaaaggacCCTCCTGTCTATCTccaacagcagcacctctgctgacTCCTCAGAAAgttccacatttttttctgaaatttccaGCCCTTTTGATGCCTCACAATCATCTGTGGCTCATGACAGGCAGACCAATACATCAAACAGTAGCAGTTTTGTTGAGCCATCTACGGAGCCGTTGCTGGTGCACCCTTCCAAACCGTCTACATCTGCTTCTACAGGAAGCATAGAAAATACAACTCTGTTCAACTCTGCCTCTGAGTTGTTGACCACTGACAGCTCATCTCTGTCTTCCTCAACATTTTCAGCCTCTTCGTCACTGTCATCACTGCAGCACTTGCTGTCATCAACACCACCACCAACTCATCTGTTTACACTGTCAGAATCACCTGAGCCACGCTCGCCCTCTGTGATGGCATCTTCACCCCCTCTGCAGGCTTTGCCATCCTCCTTGCCCACTTCCTCCTTGCCCTCCCCATCTTACTCATTAGCATCTTTATTGTCTGTGTTTTCATCACCCTCATCCGTCTCGCAGTCCAGTGAGAGTGATCAAGCAAGCACCGCTGTGCCTACGGTCAGGCAGGTGCCCTccacagctgccacagccaggagctcaCCCAGAGAGACCAACAAGCCCAGTGTCACACGCCAGCCCCAAAAGAGCATCTCCTTCACTCCCACCAGGTCACCTCTCCCTACAGAACCCATGGAGCTGCTTGGCGGGCGCGTCGTGTCCGTGTCTGCTCCCGTGACAGTAACAGAGACTGCGGCGCCCAGAGATGCCACCACCCAAGGGGACAGCTTTGGGAAGGCAACACCGCTGCTCACCACAGCCAGTGTTGCtccacaggctgctccaacaGATGGACCCCTTAGTCCCTCACCAAGTGTAACAAATCACAGCAGCATTGTCCCCACAGTGGCAGTGACCACGGTGAAACCTCCTGTGCTGACAACGCCGTCCGGTCACCGGCCCACCCCAGGTGAGGCCAGCACCATGCAAGACCACAGGGCCCAGACACCCACTGCCACTAAGCACAGTTATACCACTGGTAAAAGCACAGAAGCCATGGGTCCCACCACTGCAAAGCCTGGTAAAGTCACTGAGGGAAACATCCCCGTTACAAGTCCTTCTGAAGCACCTCCAACCACCAAGACCACTGGGAGCATTGCAACGACTTTGGCTGCTGCCAAACCAACCACTGCTCCTCTGCCAAGCAGCACAGTTGGGCTGAGGACATCACCTCCAGCTACAG aGGTGGATAAATGTCTTTCCAACCCTTGTCCTGCGCTGGCCACCTGCAACAACACCCATGGCTCCTATATCTGTCAGTGTCCTCTTGGATAtgagctggaaaaaggaaagtgCAATTTag TGAGAATATTTATTGGCCAGGTTCCCCTGAAACTTAATATCACCCATGGGAAGTACACAGAGCTCTTCCACGTCGAGAGGGAGATCCTGGAGGTG CTCAATGCATCGCTGTCAGGCTTGCCAGGATACCACCACTCCACAGTTAAGGCAAGCAG ggAGGCAAATTTTGTGCATGTTTCAGTGCAATCCACGTTCTCTTTAGCATCCAATGTGACTTTCTTCGATGTTATCAGCAGTGTGAAAAGCTACATTCGAGCTTGCAAATCCCCCACTGAAGCCTGCCAGTTCATTTCAAGCCTGAAATCACTGCACAGAG CTGGCAGCTTGTGCAGACAGAAGGACCCTGAATGTGACAAGGAAACTTCAGAATGCACCGACTTTGATGGGGTTGCTCTCTGCCAGTGCAAAAGTGGGTACTTCAAATACAACAAGATGGACCACTCCTGCAGAG CCTGTGAAGATGGATATAAGCTGGAAAACGAGACGTGTGTGAG CTGCCCCTTTGGCTTGGGTGGATTCAACTGTGGAAACC CCTATCAGCTCATCACGGTGGTGATTGCAGCTGCGGG